The proteins below come from a single Carnobacterium divergens DSM 20623 genomic window:
- a CDS encoding DUF6884 domain-containing protein, which produces MMIIPSGKPKIWDKEPEIGAVESQFAYTGTFHRLAKAYALEFDPHYLILSPYYGFLRPSTVIPHTYDTRFTLKGITAETIQLESLQKQWQELAVSETTITVLGGKKFQPLLSQILPSGTTLLFPLDSLGGIGVMQQHLKTAVAKHTPLPYRKKIII; this is translated from the coding sequence ATGATGATTATTCCTTCTGGTAAACCCAAGATTTGGGACAAAGAACCAGAAATTGGTGCCGTTGAAAGTCAATTTGCCTATACAGGAACTTTTCACCGTCTAGCTAAAGCCTATGCGTTAGAATTTGATCCACATTATCTCATATTATCTCCTTATTATGGTTTTTTAAGACCCTCTACTGTTATTCCACACACTTACGATACGCGCTTTACTTTAAAAGGAATAACAGCCGAAACGATACAACTAGAAAGTCTTCAAAAACAATGGCAGGAACTTGCTGTTTCCGAGACAACGATCACTGTCTTAGGTGGAAAAAAGTTTCAACCTTTACTCAGTCAAATTCTGCCTTCAGGCACGACACTTTTATTTCCACTCGATTCACTTGGTGGAATTGGTGTAATGCAGCAACACTTAAAAACGGCTGTCGCGAAACATACCCCACTGCCATATAGAAAAAAAATCATTATCTAA
- the cls gene encoding cardiolipin synthase, with protein sequence MKKIIQLFVIAGLIILIGHYLIILSSSLFIGASLITELVGIYIALRLLLFDSRSTNSKVAWIAIIFILPIFGVICYFFFGRNPQNRLFTTAQKKEREKLIQRIHHLSDQLEELVVPKTSQRIESLTGIKALNGNRLTLLTDGDETFSAIKRAIKQAKHHIHIQYYIYKSDELGTELRDLLIQKAREGVEVRFLYDGFGSKKLNTAFLTPMKQAGIEFYAYDPIFSIWISRTANLRNHRKIIVIDGQIGFTGGLNVGNEYLGKVDRFKFWRDTHLMIEGNSVIELQEAFLYDWVYMENRKEAANPFIKAEGIQHYFQPEAVGNEWVQVVYGGPYDQEKLVRDAMLDMIDSAEESVWITSPYLVPDDESLAVLRRTAMSGVDVKILIPGKADMALSFHGSNAYIETLLEAGAEVYSYRDDSFIHGKMLLIDGKRGAIGTANFDIRSFRLNHEMMSFIYEASPALDKMKANYIEDLENSYLNNLEAMKQRSLIQKLKEQLASLFTPIL encoded by the coding sequence ATGAAAAAAATAATTCAATTATTTGTGATTGCAGGATTAATCATTCTAATAGGTCATTATTTGATTATCTTATCAAGCAGTCTTTTTATTGGTGCTAGCTTAATCACTGAACTTGTTGGCATTTATATTGCATTGCGATTGCTGTTATTTGATAGTCGAAGTACCAATTCTAAGGTTGCTTGGATTGCTATTATCTTCATTCTTCCCATTTTTGGTGTTATTTGTTATTTTTTCTTTGGAAGAAATCCACAAAATCGACTATTTACGACAGCTCAAAAAAAAGAGCGAGAAAAATTGATTCAGCGAATTCATCATTTATCAGATCAATTAGAAGAACTGGTTGTACCAAAAACCTCTCAACGAATCGAATCCTTAACTGGCATCAAAGCTTTAAATGGCAATCGATTAACCCTCTTAACAGACGGTGATGAAACCTTTTCAGCAATTAAAAGGGCAATCAAGCAAGCAAAACACCATATTCATATTCAATATTATATTTACAAAAGCGATGAGTTAGGTACTGAACTACGAGATTTGTTGATTCAAAAAGCTAGAGAAGGTGTGGAAGTTCGGTTCCTTTATGATGGATTTGGTTCCAAAAAGTTAAACACAGCTTTTCTTACTCCGATGAAACAAGCAGGGATTGAGTTTTATGCCTATGATCCTATTTTTTCAATTTGGATTTCACGAACAGCCAATCTTAGAAACCATCGTAAAATTATTGTCATTGACGGTCAAATTGGTTTTACAGGCGGTTTAAATGTCGGCAATGAGTATCTAGGTAAAGTAGATCGATTTAAATTTTGGCGTGATACCCATTTGATGATCGAGGGCAATAGTGTGATTGAGCTTCAGGAAGCCTTTCTTTATGATTGGGTTTATATGGAAAATCGCAAAGAAGCTGCTAATCCATTTATTAAAGCCGAAGGGATTCAACATTATTTCCAACCAGAAGCGGTGGGAAACGAGTGGGTACAAGTGGTCTATGGTGGACCTTACGATCAAGAAAAATTGGTTCGAGATGCCATGCTTGATATGATTGATTCTGCAGAAGAATCGGTGTGGATAACGTCGCCTTATTTAGTTCCTGACGACGAATCATTAGCTGTGTTAAGAAGAACAGCGATGAGTGGCGTTGATGTTAAAATCTTGATTCCAGGAAAAGCGGATATGGCCTTGTCTTTCCATGGAAGTAATGCCTATATTGAAACACTTTTAGAAGCTGGAGCAGAAGTTTATTCCTATCGAGATGATTCCTTTATTCATGGGAAAATGCTCTTGATTGATGGCAAGCGAGGCGCCATTGGAACTGCGAATTTTGATATTCGAAGCTTTCGGTTAAATCACGAAATGATGTCCTTTATTTATGAAGCGTCACCAGCTCTTGATAAAATGAAAGCAAATTACATTGAAGATCTTGAAAATAGTTATTTAAACAATCTTGAAGCGATGAAGCAACGTTCGCTAATCCAAAAATTAAAAGAACAGTTGGCAAGTCTTTTTACACCGATTTTATAA